From the Panthera leo isolate Ple1 chromosome C1, P.leo_Ple1_pat1.1, whole genome shotgun sequence genome, one window contains:
- the LOC122226975 gene encoding cytochrome P450 4A11-like codes for MSVSVLSLTRPLVSVSGLLQVVSLLGLALLLLKAAQLYLRRQWLLKAVQHFPSPPSHWLFGDIQEFQDGQELQKLQKRAEKYPCASPRWLWGSKVILIVYDPDYMKVILGRSDPKSHGISRFLAPWIGYGLLLLNGQMWFQHRRMLTPAFHYGILKPYVRLIDDSVRVMLDKWEDLIRQNAYVEIFEHVSLMTLDTIMKCAFSYQGSHEADRISQSYIQAIQDLSNLAFSRVRNVFHQDDIIYRLTPEGRWNHRACQIAHQHTDRVIKLRKAQLQEEGALEKVRSKRHLDFLDVILFARMEDGSRLTDKDLRAEVDTFMFEGHDTTASGISWILYALATHPEHQQRCRKEVQSLLGDGTSITWDHLDQMPYTTMCIKEALRLYPPVPGISRDLSKPITFPDGRSLPKGFTVFLSIYALHHNPKVWPNPEVFDPLRFAPGSARHSHAFLPFSGGARNCIGKQFAMNEMKVAVALTLLRFELAPDPSRIPVPWPRIVLRSKNGIHLHLRKLL; via the exons ATGAgtgtctctgtgctgagcctcACCAGACCCTTGGTCAGTGTCTCCGGACTCCTGCAAGTGGTGTCTCTGCTAGGCCTGGCTCTGCTGTTGCTCAAGGCAGCACAGCTCTACCTGCGCAGGCAGTGGCTGCTCAAAGCAGTCCAGCACTTCCCGTCCCCTCCTTCCCACTGGCTCTTCGGGGACATCCAGGAG TTCCAAGATGGCCAAGAGCTACAAAAGCTtcagaaaagggcagagaaataCCCATGCGCCAGTCCTCGCTGGCTGTGGGGGAGCAAAGTTATCCTCATAGTCTATGACCCGGATTACATGAAGGTGATCCTGGGGCGATCAG ACCCAAAGTCTCATGGCATCTCCAGATTCCTGGCTCCGTGGATAG GGTATGGTTTGCTCCTGTTGAATGGTCAGATGTGGTTCCAACACCGGCGGATGCTGACCCCAGCCTTCCACTATGGCATCCTGAAGCCCTACGTGAGGCTCATAGATGACTCTGTCCGCGTGATGCTG GACAAATGGGAGGACCTCATCAGACAGAATGCATATGTGGAGATCTTTGAGCATGTCTCCTTGATGACCTTAGACACCATTATGAAGTGCGCCTTCAGCTACCAAGGCAGCCACGAAGCAGACAG GATCTCCCAGTCCTACATCCAGGCCATTCAAGACCTGAGCAACCTGGCTTTTTCCCGAGTGAGGAATGTTTTCCACCAGGATGACATCATTTATAGGCTGACCCCTGAAGGCCGCTGGAACCACCGGGCCTGCCAGATTGCCCATCAACATACAG ACCGAGTGATCAAGCTGAGGAAGGCTCAGCTGCAGGAGGAGGGAGCTCTGGAGAAGGTCAGGAGCAAGAGGCACTTGGACTTCCTGGACGTCATCCTCTTTGccaga ATGGAGGACGGCAGCAGATTGACTGACAAGGACCTCCGTGCCGAAGTGGATACGTTCATGTTTGAGGGCCATGACACCACAGCCAGTGGCATCTCCTGGATCCTCTATGCCCTGGCCACACACCCTGAGCATCAGCAGAGGTGCCGGAAGGAGGTCCAGAGTCTCCTGGGGGATGGTACCTCCATCACCTG GGACCACCTAGACCAGATGCCTTACACCACCATGTGCATTAAAGAGGCACTGCGACTCTACCCACCAGTTCCAGGCATCAGCAGAGATCTCAGCAAGCCCATCACTTTCCCTGATGGACGCTCCTTACCCAAAG GATTCACAGTGTTCCTCTCCATTTATGCCCTTCACCACAACCCAAAGGTGTGGCCAAACCCAGAG GTGTTTGACCCTTTGCGGTTTGCACCAGGTTCTGCCCGACACAGCCATGCTTTCTTGCCCTTCTCAGGAGGAGCAAG GAACTGCATCGGGAAGCAGTTTGCCATGAACGAGATGAAGGTGGCGGTGGCCCTGACCCTGCTCCGTTTTGAGCTGGCACCAGATCCTTCCAGGATCCCTGTTCCCTGGCCAAGAATTGTGTTGAGGTCCAAGAATGGGATCCACCTGCATCTCAGGAAGCTCCTCTAA
- the LOC122226974 gene encoding LOW QUALITY PROTEIN: cytochrome P450 4A11-like (The sequence of the model RefSeq protein was modified relative to this genomic sequence to represent the inferred CDS: substituted 1 base at 1 genomic stop codon), which translates to MDKWEDFIRQNSYVEIFEHVSLMTLDTIMKCAFSYQGSHQADSWNTGWDTGSKWAKGGDCVWELRALSSAWEHCSGTDQVIKLKKAQLQEEEELEKVRNKRHLDFLDILFFARMEDGSSMPDKDLCAEVDTFMFEGHDTTASGISWILYALATHPEHQQQCHEEVQSLLGDGASITWDHLDQMPYTTMCIKEALRLYPPVPGIGRELSKPISFPDGWSLPKGFLLMLSFYCLHHNPKVWPNPEVFDPSQYAPGSAXHSHAFLPFSGGSRNCIGKQFAMNEMKVAVALTLLCFELVPDPSRVPVPWPRIVLKSKNGIHLHLRKLL; encoded by the exons ATG GACAAATGGGAGGACTTCATCAGACAGAACTCATATGTGGAGATCTTTGAGCATGTCTCCTTGATGACCTTGGACACCATTATGAAGTGCGCCTTCAGCTACCAAGGCAGCCACCAAGCAGACAG CTGGAACACAGGCTGGGATACAGGCAGCAAGTGGGCCAAAGGAGGTGACTGTGTCTGGGAACTTAGAGCTCTCAGCTCTGCCTGGGAACACTGTTCTGGGACAGACCAAGTGATCAAGCTGAAGAAGGCTCAgctgcaggaggaggaagagctggagaaggtcaggaacaagaggCACTTGGACTTCCTGGACATCCTCTTCTTTGccaga ATGGAAGACGGGAGCAGCATGCCTGACAAGGACCTCTGTGCTGAAGTGGACACGTTCATGTTTGAGGGCCATGACACCACAGCCAGTGGCATCTCCTGGATCCTTTATGCCCTGGCCACACACCCTGAGCATCAACAGCAGTGCCATGAAGAAGTCCAGAGCCTTCTGGGAGATGGTGCCTCCATCACCTG GGACCACCTAGACCAGATGCCCTACACCACCATGTGCATCAAGGAGGCACTGCGACTCTATCCGCCAGTTCCAGGCATTGGAAGAGAGCTCAGCAAGCCCATCAGCTTCCCTGATGGATGGTCCTTGCCCAAAG GATTcttactcatgctctctttttatTGCCTTCACCACAACCCCAAGGTGTGGCCAAACCCAGAG GTGTTTGACCCTTCACAGTATGCACCAGGTTCTGCTTGACACAGTCATGCTTTCCTGCCCTTCTCAGGAGGATCAAG GAACTGCATTGGGAAGCAGTTTGCCATGAATGAGATGAAGGTGGCGGTGGCCCTGACCCTGCTCTGCTTTGAGCTGGTGCCAGATCCTTCCAGGGTCCCTGTTCCCTGGCCAAGAATTGTGTTGAAGTCCAAGAATGGGATCCACCTGCATCTCAGGAAGCTGCTCTAA